The Coprothermobacter sp. genome has a segment encoding these proteins:
- a CDS encoding molybdopterin oxidoreductase, producing MAHEHRKFICITCPRGCALDVTIEGETVVKMEGNSCKRGIDYVTGELKDPRRMVTTTVRVKGGVHPLAPVYTESPIPKPRIFDLLAEIRKIELKAPVKFGDVVIENALGTGVNILASRNIPAKSEAS from the coding sequence ATGGCGCATGAACACAGGAAGTTTATCTGCATTACATGTCCAAGGGGCTGTGCCTTGGACGTGACGATAGAGGGCGAGACCGTTGTCAAGATGGAAGGGAATAGCTGCAAGCGCGGCATCGACTATGTGACGGGGGAACTGAAGGACCCGCGGCGCATGGTGACGACCACGGTTCGGGTGAAAGGTGGCGTGCATCCTCTTGCACCAGTCTACACCGAATCGCCGATTCCCAAGCCGCGTATTTTTGATCTGCTGGCCGAAATCCGGAAGATCGAGCTTAAGGCTCCCGTAAAGTTCGGGGACGTCGTCATTGAAAACGCGCTCGGTACCGGCGTCAACATTCTGGCAAGCAGGAATATTCCGGCAAAGAGCGAGGCATCATAG
- a CDS encoding pyridine nucleotide-disulfide oxidoreductase: protein MLKEKYDVIVIGAGPAGLAAAIEAKKTGAQDVLVIERAQELGGILQQCIHNGFGLLIFKKDMPGPAYAQHFIDELAGLHIDTLLDAMALNVTSERHVYATSRWSGFVELDTRALVLAMGCRERTRAQIALPGTRPAGVYTAGTAQRFVNIEGFMPGKRFVILGSGDIGMIMARRLTFEGAKVERVLEIMPFLTGLTRNYVQCLLDYDIPLQLQHTVKRIIGNDRVEAIESVQIDKQRQPIPGTEEIIPCDTLLLSVGLIPENELSRKAGVSLDPVTGGPFVDEKMQTNVSGIFAAGNVVHVYDLVDWVTQAGLLCGRNAAQYAIAERKHHGRRVKMKAGDNVRYVVPHVLDKESLAESAQRLQMRVTLPIEEPVWVEVMNGEERVTRKTELYVRPGEMVNIDIPQSAYDAVQRASELSVRVVRR, encoded by the coding sequence ATGCTAAAGGAAAAATACGACGTGATCGTCATCGGCGCTGGTCCTGCCGGCCTGGCTGCGGCGATAGAAGCAAAGAAGACGGGGGCTCAGGATGTGCTCGTCATCGAGCGGGCACAGGAGCTGGGCGGGATTCTGCAGCAGTGCATTCATAACGGATTCGGCCTCCTAATATTCAAGAAGGACATGCCGGGTCCTGCCTATGCGCAGCATTTTATCGATGAGCTCGCAGGGCTTCACATCGATACGTTGCTGGACGCGATGGCACTCAATGTGACCAGTGAACGGCATGTGTATGCGACGAGTCGGTGGTCCGGTTTTGTGGAGCTTGACACGAGGGCCCTGGTGCTCGCCATGGGCTGCCGTGAGCGAACGCGGGCACAGATTGCTTTGCCGGGAACAAGGCCGGCGGGCGTGTATACTGCGGGAACGGCCCAGCGCTTTGTCAATATCGAAGGCTTTATGCCTGGCAAGCGCTTCGTGATTCTTGGATCGGGCGACATCGGCATGATCATGGCGCGCAGGCTTACCTTCGAAGGTGCCAAGGTAGAACGAGTGCTGGAAATCATGCCCTTCCTGACCGGCCTGACCCGCAACTATGTGCAGTGCCTTCTGGACTACGATATTCCACTCCAGCTGCAACATACGGTCAAGCGTATTATCGGCAATGACAGAGTAGAAGCGATAGAGTCGGTTCAGATCGATAAGCAGCGCCAGCCGATACCCGGCACCGAGGAGATCATTCCCTGCGATACGCTGTTGCTTTCAGTGGGCCTCATCCCGGAGAATGAACTTTCGCGCAAGGCGGGCGTTTCACTTGACCCCGTCACCGGTGGCCCATTTGTCGACGAAAAAATGCAAACCAACGTGTCGGGCATCTTTGCCGCGGGCAACGTGGTCCATGTCTACGACCTGGTGGATTGGGTGACTCAAGCCGGGCTGCTATGCGGGCGGAACGCGGCGCAATACGCCATTGCTGAGCGCAAACACCACGGCCGACGGGTCAAGATGAAAGCCGGAGACAATGTTCGGTACGTCGTCCCTCATGTTCTGGACAAGGAAAGCCTTGCAGAATCGGCCCAGCGTTTACAGATGCGTGTGACACTGCCGATCGAGGAACCCGTCTGGGTCGAAGTCATGAACGGCGAAGAACGCGTGACCAGAAAGACGGAACTCTACGTGCGCCCGGGCGAGATGGTCAATATCGACATTCCACAGTCTGCCTACGACGCGGTGCAACGCGCGTCCGAGCTGAGCGTGCGAGTCGTCAGGCGATAA
- a CDS encoding FAD/NAD(P)-binding oxidoreductase: MADKTYDVIIIGAGVVGSMVARFLSRYKLDILLIEKDSDIGMGASSANTAIIHAGYDPKPGTLKAEMNVVGNQMFDQLAGELNFSFERRGDYVVAIGPEEFGKLEGLRQQGLENGVPGMVIINGADVRRREPNINPEVSGALWASTGGICDPFGVVVAAAENAVVNGVTLMTDTAFQDFIMEGKRIVGIKTNRGDFRSRWVVNSAGLYSDVVMHKAGLRPEFKITPRKGEYYVFDKAEITINNVLFPVPSETSKGILVTTTVHGNTIIGPNALEIEDKEDRSITPEGLDEIWQGALSLVPSLSLRYAIAEFAGLRPGGNAPSPNPNIKYNKDFIIEIPKEVDGLVNLGGIESPGLSSSPAIAVRVVDLLKGAGEKLEEKSDWNPIRRARPRFRDMLPTEQKLLIENDPSYGRIICRCENVTEGEIVAEIHAPIPARTYDAIKRRTWLGTGRCQGGFDTPRVVEILARELGVSLLEISKKGKGSEFLVRPTKDKEAE; encoded by the coding sequence ATGGCGGATAAAACGTATGATGTCATCATCATAGGCGCGGGTGTAGTCGGGAGTATGGTGGCCCGGTTTCTCTCTCGCTACAAACTTGATATCCTTCTGATTGAAAAGGATTCCGACATCGGCATGGGTGCTTCCTCCGCGAATACGGCGATTATCCATGCCGGTTATGACCCCAAGCCAGGTACGCTGAAGGCCGAGATGAACGTTGTGGGAAACCAGATGTTTGATCAGCTGGCAGGCGAACTCAACTTCTCCTTTGAGAGGCGCGGAGATTACGTCGTTGCCATAGGACCCGAGGAATTTGGCAAGCTTGAGGGTCTGCGGCAGCAGGGACTTGAGAATGGGGTTCCCGGAATGGTCATCATCAATGGTGCAGACGTTCGTCGGCGGGAGCCCAACATCAATCCCGAGGTGAGCGGTGCACTGTGGGCGAGTACCGGCGGTATCTGTGACCCCTTCGGCGTTGTAGTTGCCGCTGCGGAGAATGCCGTCGTCAACGGGGTCACCCTTATGACCGACACAGCATTTCAGGACTTCATCATGGAAGGAAAGCGCATCGTCGGCATCAAGACAAATCGCGGCGATTTCCGGTCTCGCTGGGTCGTCAACAGTGCGGGCCTGTATTCCGATGTGGTGATGCACAAGGCCGGCCTGCGGCCGGAGTTCAAGATCACGCCTCGAAAGGGCGAGTATTACGTCTTCGACAAGGCCGAGATCACCATCAACAACGTGCTCTTCCCTGTGCCGTCTGAAACCAGCAAGGGTATTCTGGTTACCACGACCGTGCATGGCAATACGATCATTGGACCGAATGCCTTGGAGATCGAAGATAAAGAGGACCGGTCCATCACTCCGGAAGGATTGGATGAAATCTGGCAGGGAGCTCTTAGCCTGGTGCCGTCGCTGAGTCTAAGATATGCGATAGCCGAATTTGCCGGACTCCGCCCCGGCGGCAATGCCCCAAGCCCCAACCCGAATATCAAGTACAACAAGGATTTCATCATCGAGATTCCCAAAGAGGTCGATGGATTAGTCAATCTTGGCGGCATCGAGTCGCCCGGGCTTAGCTCGTCTCCTGCCATTGCTGTCCGGGTCGTCGACCTGCTCAAGGGCGCTGGTGAGAAGCTGGAGGAGAAGTCGGATTGGAACCCCATACGCAGGGCTCGTCCGCGTTTCCGTGACATGTTGCCGACTGAACAGAAGTTGCTCATAGAGAACGATCCGAGCTATGGACGCATCATTTGTCGCTGCGAGAACGTCACCGAGGGCGAAATCGTGGCCGAAATACACGCACCCATACCCGCGCGCACCTACGACGCCATAAAGCGGCGCACCTGGCTGGGTACGGGACGCTGTCAGGGTGGTTTTGATACTCCGCGTGTCGTCGAGATTCTTGCGCGCGAACTGGGTGTCTCACTGCTCGAAATCAGCAAGAAGGGTAAGGGATCAGAATTCCTTGTCCGGCCGACCAAGGACAAGGAGGCAGAATAA